In Eublepharis macularius isolate TG4126 chromosome 4, MPM_Emac_v1.0, whole genome shotgun sequence, the following are encoded in one genomic region:
- the GP9 gene encoding platelet glycoprotein IX isoform X3, whose product MEDHARNLCNITAENEWRMVTCQGLLIFLFLETSYASSCPDVCTCSPSNSQPLKVDCSFRELETLPLIPNSTQELYLQHNNLESIPAGAFDYLQGLNVINLSSNPWHCDCGLWYLKNWMEDQAGGLHSSGVKCSSPPSLRQKPMSELTNELTSCSSPTKCCFDFLYIDAFLLVLVTVWFSFLIGSFMMVKKIKFIMKI is encoded by the exons ATGGAAGATCATGCCAGAAATCTCTGCAACATCACAGCTGAGAATGAATGGAG AATGGTCACATGTCAAGGATTACTGATATTTCTGTTCCTTGAAACCAGCTATGCAAGCTCCTGTCCTGATGTCTGCACATGCTCTCCTTCAAATAGCCAACCACTAAAAGTAGACTGTAGCTTCAGAGAACTGGAGACTCTTCCACTTATACCCAATTCAACACAAGAACTGTACCTCCAGCACAATAACTTGGAATCAATACCTGCAGGAGCATTTGATTACCTTCAGGGGTTAAATGTCATCAATTTGTCTAGCAATCCATGGCATTGTGACTGTGGACTCTGGTACTTGAAAAACTGGATGGAAGACCAAGCAGGAGGCCTGCATAGCAGCGGTGTGAAATGCTCCAGTCCTCCTTCACTTCGCCAGAAACCTATGTCTGAGCTAACAAATGAACTTACTTCATGCTCCAGTCCCACAAAATGTTGTTTTGATTTCTTGTACATTGATGCATTCCTCCTCGTTCTTGTTACTGTCTGGTTTAGTTTTCTGATTGGGAGTTTCATGATGGTAAAAAAGATTAAATTTATAATGAAAATCTGA
- the GP9 gene encoding platelet glycoprotein IX isoform X4, which translates to MVTCQGLLIFLFLETSYASSCPDVCTCSPSNSQPLKVDCSFRELETLPLIPNSTQELYLQHNNLESIPAGAFDYLQGLNVINLSSNPWHCDCGLWYLKNWMEDQAGGLHSSGVKCSSPPSLRQKPMSELTNELTSCSSPTKCCFDFLYIDAFLLVLVTVWFSFLIGSFMMVKKIKFIMKI; encoded by the coding sequence ATGGTCACATGTCAAGGATTACTGATATTTCTGTTCCTTGAAACCAGCTATGCAAGCTCCTGTCCTGATGTCTGCACATGCTCTCCTTCAAATAGCCAACCACTAAAAGTAGACTGTAGCTTCAGAGAACTGGAGACTCTTCCACTTATACCCAATTCAACACAAGAACTGTACCTCCAGCACAATAACTTGGAATCAATACCTGCAGGAGCATTTGATTACCTTCAGGGGTTAAATGTCATCAATTTGTCTAGCAATCCATGGCATTGTGACTGTGGACTCTGGTACTTGAAAAACTGGATGGAAGACCAAGCAGGAGGCCTGCATAGCAGCGGTGTGAAATGCTCCAGTCCTCCTTCACTTCGCCAGAAACCTATGTCTGAGCTAACAAATGAACTTACTTCATGCTCCAGTCCCACAAAATGTTGTTTTGATTTCTTGTACATTGATGCATTCCTCCTCGTTCTTGTTACTGTCTGGTTTAGTTTTCTGATTGGGAGTTTCATGATGGTAAAAAAGATTAAATTTATAATGAAAATCTGA